The DNA segment aataaaaataaaaagccaATGTATTTGAAGGATGTAGTGTCTAAGCATTTGATAGAGGAGGGTCCCGAGTTCGGAGATGAAGAAGAGGAGAAGAAAGTGAAGACGTATTCAGAGGAGCAAGAGGATTTGAGAGAGGAGTTTTTGAATGCTGTTAAGGAGGATGAGGAGGAAGAGGACTTGTTTAAGGTGAAAGGGAATGAGAAAAGAGAGGACGGGTTAGGTGATGACGAGGAGGAGGGAAGTAATGAGATTGCTAAGAAGTTGGATGAGGTTTTCGGGGAGGATGAGAAGTTGGATGAAGAGACATTGTTTATAAAGGatttttttaggaagaagatgTGGAATGATGATAAGAAAGGGAAGAGGGCGGATGATGACGAGGATGTGAAGTTTTCGGAGGATGAGGAGGAGATTGAGAGACAAGAGGATTATGAGAGAGAGTTTAATTTTAGATTCGAGGAGAATGCAGGGGATCGAGTGTGGGGACATTCGAGGCAGGTGGAGGGATCTGTGAGGAAAAAGACAAACGCGAGGAAGTTGCAGAGGGAGAGAAAGGAAGAGAGGATGGTGCAGGCAGAAGAGGAGAGGAAAGAGGAGTTGAAACGTTTgaagaacttgaagaagaaggagatgaaggaGAGGCTTGATAAGATTAAGGAGACTGCTGGGATAGGAGAGGATGAGGTTTGCTTATTGGATGTCGATGATTTGGAGGAGGAATTTGATCCTGACGAGCACGATAGGAAGATGAAGGCGGCTTTTAGTGATGCCTACTACGAGGCTGATGATATAGATCCCGAGTTTGGGAGTGATAAGGATGAAGATGATGGTGACCTTGAGAAGCCAGATTTTGACAAGGAAGATGAGTTACTGGGACTGCCGAAGGGATGGGATAAAGTGGACGAGCCTCGTGATGGCTTTTTATCAACTAGGGAAAAACTTCTGAAAGCTATAGAGAATGAAGGTGGTGATCATGAGCAAGCAGGAGATGATAATAAAGGAAGTGCTGATGATGATGAGGTGGCTGCAGAAGGTAAgcggaagaagaagaggaagcgaACTAGTACATTAATGAAAACAGTTAAAGAACAGCTGATGGAGGAGTATTACAAGTTGGACTACGAGGATACTATTGGAGACTTGAAGACAAGATTCAAGTATAGGCCTGTCAAAGCCAAGAGATTTGGGCTAACTCCAGAGGAGATGTTAACAATGGAGGATAAGGAGTTAAATCAGTATGTCTCTTTGAAGAAGATAGCACCTTATAGAGAAAAGGAATGGAAGGTAGACCGTCTGAAGACACTCGAAGTGAGAAAGAAACTTAAAGGAGAAGTTTCACATGTGCCAAAAACTGAAAAGAAGAGAAAGTTTGATAACAAGGAAAAATTTGATGGTGAGACAGATGATAGAAAAGGGAAGCAAGAGGAATCTAATGGAGATGCAAGCAAACAGTCGAGGCGAAGTAGGAGGCGGAAGCAACAAGCTGAGCATAAGCTGTCTGAAGCCAGGCTTAAGGCATATTCAGCTAACCTGTCAGAGTCAAACAGCAAAAAGAAGTAGCAGCAAGTTAATGGAGCAGCTTTGTACAACGGGTAATTAGTTAAGAATTATTTTTGATTGttcaattttaaaaattatttggcaGCATATTTTTTTCGAAGTGATTCGTTGGAAGCATAATATTTGCTTTTGATTGTGAATCTGTTATGTGGAAGACCATTGTATCTGGCTATATTTTGATTGAAAGTATCAAGTACATCTGTTTCATGGTGCTTTATTTTAGAAAATTAATACGGCAGTTAGGAGTTTAAATGTCATTAGAGTTGTAATTGCTCGAGTTGTAATCTATCCGAAATCAGGGGAACAACTAATGTAGAATCATTCTGATTGCTTCCGGTCAACTCTATTATCATATCAGTGGCGAAGCTAGAAATTTCtccaagggtgttcaaacttgaacttgacaaagggtgttcaatatatgtgATATGCCTCTAAAATctattttacctatatatacagTATAATTTTTTGACGAAGGGTGGTCAATACCCTTAGAAGAGCATAGCTTCGCCCCTGTATCAGATGGATGATGGGTCTGCTTTGAATTCTGCAGGCCTTCTTACACTGAGTCCTTAGCTTACAGGATATATAATGGTTGTGTGAGCAAAGACATCTCCTACAGACCAGGCATCTGAAGTAGACTGAGAATAGGTGTGGTAGCAGCCCTAGTGAAAGCAAAAGGTGTTCTTTTTATAAAAATTCCGTGTTGAACCAAAGCaaggagagagagaaagagagtccCCTACCTGATGCCCAATAAAATGGGATAAGGGAAAAAGTATATTTGTAGTAGTTATAtgtgtaggggtaaggtctgcgtacacactaccctccccagatcgcactactgggttgttgttgttgttgtctatgTGTAGAAGAGGTGAGTAACAATTTGCGTTTTCAGAAGAAAGAGATGGGTAACACAACACTTTATAGTAAGGTGGGTAGTAAATTAATTGAATATCAAGCTTCGTGCATTAAGGCAGTAAACTATttcaattattattttggtaagtaGAATTGTCTCGATTCATTTACGTAACTACAGGGTTGGTTTTCTTTCTGTGCAACTCATGTACTAAGGTCTTCAGTTTGGCATTGGTTGCAATTAGGGGTGGCAAACAGGCGGGTCGAGTTAGGTCGGATATGGGCTGATCAAATAGGTaatacaaaaacaaataaaatatccgacccgacccatatttaatattAATAGAAAATAGATTAACcagcggataatatggatatccatataaTCCATGGCTTCTTAAATACGATCGTTTTTGGGAGAATTtctagtctcccaaacttgaggaatCCCAATTTGAgctttataaatgtaaaagttaaacccattggttatccattttttaAGTGGACGATATGGATCTTATCCATACTTGACTCATTttaaaaaagttcattatccaacctatttttagtggataatatggatgaATAACTGTTTTTTatccattttgccaccactagTTGTAGTCATGAATCAAATTGCTGATTTACAAGTTAGATTTCTGGGATTTGTGTTTGTAGCTTTTAAAGATGCTGTACAATTCACTTATGtacttttactttttaaaatgcTGGAATTGGTCAAGTCTGTTCAGCCTTGAGGACTTGTATCCATTTTTGAAGGGTACAGGGACAGAAAATAAATGACATCTTCTATGTCCTCAAACTTACACTTCCTTTGCTAAAGAACTGGTTTACCGGGTAGGATCTAAGAAATTTAAAAGGAAGCTCATGTTTCTTGGACTTCTACAAGTGAAATTTGGTTCTTTTGCTAACTCTTGCAAAGACTCTTCAGAGGACAGAAGTAGGTGGATTACTCATCTTGGTCCCAAAAAAAGTATTTTGCTACATACCTTGCATTTGTTTCATCGGAATAGAGAACACAAGTTGGCTTAGGTGGCATACCCATTTGTTTCAAGGTGGATTACTCTTCATGGCATATAATTTATATTCTTTCTCCAAGAAGTATTTCTCACCACGATGAATGATTTTCTGTAAAGAACATCATTAGGCTGGAATGTGTACTTAGCCAACATTTCAATCTAGTTATTTATCTGAGAGACAAAAGGGTGGAGATCATCTTGCTAGGAAGTTTGCCTTGATGTACTTGTAACATAGAGGGTTACAATGAGTTCTTAGTATGGATACTGCAGAATGCGCATATGGCATCCTTCTCACACCAAAGGATGCAACCTAGCGGTCGATAAACTTGGAATGATAACTGTTAGAATCCCATTGGGATTAAGTGTATGCGCGATAATATCCTTATATGGTCTTGACAATTCTTACTCCACTTGAGCTAGCTTTTGGAGTTGAGTTGGGTCGAATGTTTATTTCTtaaacatggtatcagagcaaacTCTTCCTGGTTTTGGGGGTTAGCAGTATAGGTCTTCCATGTCATGTTACTTCAGGTTCCACATGTTCACCCCCAAGTGTGTTAGGGAGTGCTGGAAGCTCTATAGTTTTGGGCATTGCTCACTGCCTGAGTTAGGTTTTGGGTTTGAATTAGACACAATGTTCTTCTTAATAAAAATAACCATGAGAGACTAACATTTGAATCCAATGTTTTAACACAATAATAGTCAAGCTGGCCTGAACATCACATACCAATATTCATTTTCATATTGAACCATGTAAcataagtgtgtgtgtgtgtgttatttTGGCTGGCTGGCTCTCTATTCATAACCCAAAAATGGACGATTCAATCATCGAATTCCAAATGATTCTCTCTGTCTATCCCTtgcaagattgaactacatcCACCACCTCTTTATCGCATATAAATGTTTTTATTAGaatgaaggggagccttggagcaacagTAAAAGTTGTCTTCGAGTGACCTATAGCTCATGGGTTCGGGACTCGGCCACTAATGCTTGCCTTAGGGTAGCCTGTCTATATCACACACCTCCTTGAGATGTGGCCCTTTTTCGAACTACGTGAATGCTGGATTCTTTGTGCACCCAGTTGCCCTTTTATTAAACTAACAGTAACCTTCGCATTTTATAATTCTATAACATATCGGGAAAAAAATTAAATGGAGTTCAATAATTCATTTCAAAAAAGAAATTATTTGGAGCTCAATAATAATTCATGTCATCAGATGGAATTTGCTTGGATTGTAGATTTTGATCTCTTCATGCCAAATCCTGTAAGCGACTAGCCATCCCTCATACCAATTGGTATTGTTCAGCTGGAAGATGctttagttatttttttttcCTTGAGCTCTTAAGATCATTGTTGTCAGATTGATATTTTAAATCCTTTGAACTTGTAACCAATGGCTATGTTGTGCGCTTAAACTCTAAGTGATGTTGCGCCCTAGTCCTAACTTGATCGACTCTGCTGTATTCCATTGGGAGGAACACCTCAAGCCCCCCTACCCCACAACCCCACACAAAGGCCCACTGCAGACTGTTCATGCATTAATTTAGTCAGGAGTGTCAAATGGCTTTGATGAAACGTTTTTACTATTGGAAGGCCTTGCAAGAAGGGTGACTGGTTGACGAGAACTAAGTTTGAAATATGGAGAGTTTTCCTTTTATGTTGATCTTTTCTTGCACATAAGATGCTTGTAATAATTGGACTATTCGCTCAGGGTCTTGGGCCCGAATCTTTTGTGATAACCTGACAATATAATTCTATAGAGCTTATTTTGTTGCAGTTTCATTTTGTTCTGTTTTTGTCGCGGGGAGGTGGGTGGGGTTTGTTTATTATGATTCTAGCGGAGCTGTGGCTTACATGATCTTTCAGTCAGTACACAAGTCTGCTTAAACTCTTGTACTTGAATGTGTTACTTCTGTTTTTTTCGCATTTGGTAGTATGTGTTgtctgaaaaagaaagaagaggtgtCACATTTAGTTCTTTTTTTCCGGCATTCTTACATATCAATTAAGCTTGATCTTACTGAATGTTAGGTTTAAGCATATGCAGGTTGTCCATCTCAGTGATCAATGAGAAGTCGTGGCCACAAATATAGTCTACTGGCAAGGGCTAGCGTGGAATCGAGTTTTGCAGATCTAGCTAATGGTTGTATTTTATACTGATCTGTTAGAATTTTTTTGATGAACAATTGAAATTTTGTCATAGTTCTTATGGAGTTGGTAAGAACTTATTTTTGAGATTGAAGGACGATATGTTTCTTGTGTGCGGTTGTTCACACCTGTcacttcatttcatttttttttaatataacgATTTCTGAAATCTTATGAAGATATTGATGTGAGGAATGCAGAAAAGTGGTCTCCTAAGCCCAGAAATCTCGTGttatcttttgttttttcttttcctctttattcttcttctctttcattttttttctctcttttttcttctcttcatATGTTTTAGTTTTCTTTTCCATGGAGATCGTAGTAGCTGTGAAGCAGATTATTGTAATGCTGTATTTtgtcccgggcccgggccttagtgagcctaacgggccgggcctcgcggtcccgggcttcgtggtcccgggctctggcggtcccggtcttcgtgggcctaatgggtggaaccggcccgtgacgggcctaagcccacatggtcctgtgcttaacgggccggactcgtgggcttcgcgggcctagcgggctttttttttttttaagacaatttcttgtagtatcatggctatattaatatgtagtatatatgtatatctaattattaaagtgtttgacgaaaaagaaaataacaaaacaatagtaaaacactaaattgtcatgcataaatatcacttcttgaagtatattatattgtatcttatgtatatatattctcttatatattttcttttagtatatgtattgtatcttatgtatatatattcgcataataatatattttcttgtagtatatatattgtatattatgtatatattgtagcataatatattttcttgtagtatattatattgtatcttatgtatatatattctcttatatattttcttgtagtatatatattgtatcttatgtatatatattcgcataatatattttcttgtagtatatatattgtatcttatgtatatattgtagcttataaatatattttcttgtagtatatatattgtatattatgtatatattgtagcataatatatttgcttgtagtatattatattgtatcttatgtatatatattctcttatatatttgcttgtagtatattatattgtatcttatgtatatatattctcttatatattttcttgtagtatatatattgtatcttatgtatatattgtagcttataaatatattttcttgtagtatatatattgtatattatgtatatattgtagcataatatattttcttgtagtatattatattgtatcttatgtatatatattctcttatatattttcttgtagtatatatattgtatattatgtatatattgtagcataatatattttcttgtagtatattatattgtatcttatgtatatatattctcttatatattttcttgtagtatatatattgtatcttatgtatatattgtagcttataaatatattttcttgtagtatatatattgtatattatgtatatattgtagcatataaataattctaagtatagacaaagaaatattgcgaaaagaagctcatgggtagaagcaataaattttattaccaaaaaatgacatatctttcttagtcatccttcccccaatggaatgagcacaacaaggtactaataccaccattagaaggaaaaaaactaaggaagatgtgccaaaatacaagttacatattattctatgtattatctctaacaaatctcataaatccttcaaggttcggaggaggttgcgttggtggtggtggaaaagaagcttgttcatcaccacttccgggcgaagccgaatcctccgtaagttccgctatcatttcttcataagcttcatctatcgccggttgtgcttctgcaattccaaagtttcttctttccgagcggatccaatctctaaacaatactgatttttccaagctatccctcatagacgctctatgatcacctatttgcagtcttgcttgactgaaagcgctctctgatgcaacagttgaagcttgaattgataaaatatcccgagccatccttgcaagaacaggaaaatgtttttcccttgccttccaccattccaaaagatcaaaagagccgtctggattctccttttcaagtccctgagacaaataaacttgaagctcatttagatgtgaagtttcatcataattttcaccttgagaccccctgaactccgtccaagatttaagagcttttaagcccgcaactcttttagaggattgtgagctagacgaagtaggggttggaatagttggcctagcatgctctaaggcaagttgataagcattataaactgtttgagcgttaatcttaattgaagcttttgcatctgcaagtgtcgcaatttcctcatttgaaagatctaaagccttataaatatttgaataccaaaaatgaggacctcccaatttcattgtaggatttagcattgcagcaagaccataaataggagggataggaaaaaaatattttttaaacttttgtttcatttcatttatagcaagttcataaatatccccaccctcactaaattcaacaaacaaatcagatagtgctgcaatataaactaaacagtttgaaatagtaggataatattgcccagaaaatgcatttgttgcaatttgaaaatgttctaaaaaatctaaaagaattttaacattagtccaatcttgagtggtaagcatttcatcatcatcttcaccacctacccgagaattaaacgttgcattaattgggtttctatattcatatgctactactaaactttcgtacatacaattccatctagtcgggcaaggtttaggaacctttctttctctaaggccatattcatcacattttttaaaatactctctaagtctacttctacggtttgaataaaaaagccaattaagagccattctaaccttttcaatttctatgtttaatattcgcataccatcaccgacaattaaatgataaatatgacaaatacatctaacatggaaaatattagtaaatgcaggatttagtgttgttgtaagcatgcctatagcactggtgttactagaagcattatccattgaaattgccattattttatcgctaaagcaaaaatatctacaaatatctgcaacagtgttagctataaatttacctgtgtgacgcgaattaattattctatatgcaattatgcgtttttgcattatccattcttcatctatccaatgacttgtaacagttaggtaatcacaatcattaccacttctaccaatatcagtagtaatagaaatccgattaggtatatgagtaaataaataacgcaaatattgttcatattcatgtttgaatttataaatatcactcttaactgttgcgcgaggccaacctttataagtaggattaaacactcttctaatataatgaacccaattaggattagaagcaaaagtataaggtaagcacataacagtaatcatctttgctaattcttcacgatctctatttggatcgtaatataaaatacctccagtgacagtgttaattcctggttgaactagatttgaacctgtactagggttaatcgcagaatctacacttgtcccctctagatgcgctttcatttgaaaaaatctagccttatctctagggtgtgtttttatgtgcctagtcaaactacctgtgccgctacggtctcctacatatttatgcgacattaatttcccacaagttttacacttagccttatttttttctcttacttgagtaaaaaaattccaaactaatgatgtttctaagcgtttagcaggttctctattaaaagtaggagtttctacaggtgggtcgaccggtgcatcacttgggttattaagaggactagtaggtgtatcatctaaatccggtgcttgagtttcatcatcatcctcattttcctcattattttctaagatggtttcattaggataaagagcattcataatttcatcatctaatctatcacctggtgcaacattatgataaaattcactatcggtaaattgaaaacaagggtgatcactatcaagaattacggaaggaggaggacgtctaggttggcgactactttcaacttgcttatcttttctaggtcggggagccgggggaagggtagttggttggccactactttcaccggttttatcttttcctttaccaaacatttttttcaaagtaaatgccatattaattataattatgcaaactaaaccacacaaaaatatattctaaaaacgtaagagttgaaacgagtttaccggattgccgaacaacttcttgaaaattgaaaatcgttgaacacttgaaaacttcaattcaacaacttcacaatttttcacgaaatttcaacaataaattaagtaattgtagtagagagattgagagagattgagagatattgagagatattgatgaattggtgaataaaaatgaaagaatgagggggtatttatagttgagaaatggggaaaagtgtaattatataaagtttggggttaaaataaagtttgggggccaaatggccatttttttaacttaaaaaacggtcatattttcagcccaaacggctagattttaaatatggccgtttgatttttttttttttttttttgaaaaatagccgttgggcccgccaggaccggcccaggcccgcctgccggtcccgggccaaacggtcccgggctcgtgggctcaaccatggagaccagcccgtgacgggctcaaaggcccaccaagaccggcccacccaggaccggcccaccaggcccaccagacccgttaggaccgcgggcccggtccggtccggttcaggcccggcccaccgagcagcaTTAGATTATTGTAGTGATTAGGGGTGTAGTAGCTGTGAAGCAGATTATTGTAATGATTAGGG comes from the Nicotiana sylvestris chromosome 4, ASM39365v2, whole genome shotgun sequence genome and includes:
- the LOC104240223 gene encoding uncharacterized protein, coding for MGMKLFDGDDDDVEKLDKIEINEEFARRYEHNKKREDLQKLEELKKKGVIDDESSSEDTEEEEEEEDLNPTSNLKFFDALLKIKKGDPVVLNNKDAKLFDSESETNSESEEKKHKNKNKKPMYLKDVVSKHLIEEGPEFGDEEEEKKVKTYSEEQEDLREEFLNAVKEDEEEEDLFKVKGNEKREDGLGDDEEEGSNEIAKKLDEVFGEDEKLDEETLFIKDFFRKKMWNDDKKGKRADDDEDVKFSEDEEEIERQEDYEREFNFRFEENAGDRVWGHSRQVEGSVRKKTNARKLQRERKEERMVQAEEERKEELKRLKNLKKKEMKERLDKIKETAGIGEDEVCLLDVDDLEEEFDPDEHDRKMKAAFSDAYYEADDIDPEFGSDKDEDDGDLEKPDFDKEDELLGLPKGWDKVDEPRDGFLSTREKLLKAIENEGGDHEQAGDDNKGSADDDEVAAEGKRKKKRKRTSTLMKTVKEQLMEEYYKLDYEDTIGDLKTRFKYRPVKAKRFGLTPEEMLTMEDKELNQYVSLKKIAPYREKEWKVDRLKTLEVRKKLKGEVSHVPKTEKKRKFDNKEKFDGETDDRKGKQEESNGDASKQSRRSRRRKQQAEHKLSEARLKAYSANLSESNSKKK